The sequence ACGTCTTGCAGATCGGGCTTCAACGTAGATATGACGAGGCGCTTTGTTACACCAAAGAGCTCTTAGATAAAGATCTTATTGGTGAAATAAGAGAGATCAGAAACATACTTAGAGATAAAAACCCTCCACCTGAAACTTATAGCAGCAAGGGAATAATTTACGATATGGGAATACATATTGCTGATGAGGCAATATGGCTCACAGGTGAGTTCCCAAATAAAGTTTGGGCTAGAATATTTGAAGCAAAAGGTTATCAGAGTCCAATAGATGAGGGAGGAAATACTGCTTTTGTAGAGTTTACTACTCCAAGCGGTGTAATAGGCAGACTGGACATGAGCCGTACACACTCATCTGGATATAATAACGAAACTTATATTATCGGCACACAGGGCACTATACATGTTGGAAGATTTGCCGGATACCCTGGATCTATTCCGGTGGAAATTTGGAAGTCTGACGGAACATTGCACGACGCCTCAAAAATTTTTGAAATGTCTTATTTAGAAGGTGAATACCCTGAATTTTTGCCGAGATTCGAGAAGGCTTTTATATCTGCACATAAGGATTTTGCAGATTGTATCTCCAGCAAAACAGTATTTAAAGTAACTCAAAATGACATAATTAAAGCACAAGTATTTGTGGAAGCGGCTCATAGATCGGCATTAGAA comes from Thermodesulfobacteriota bacterium and encodes:
- a CDS encoding Gfo/Idh/MocA family oxidoreductase, with translation MKYGVFGTGRAGRVHAKIILDLGHEIVCIGDRRTAASIKTKEILSLRCDIQNSPEEMMSEHPEIEAVIVATPTNDHAKDALPFIQAKIPVYLEKPLTDDLCESFEFLKNIGLEPNVLQIGLQRRYDEALCYTKELLDKDLIGEIREIRNILRDKNPPPETYSSKGIIYDMGIHIADEAIWLTGEFPNKVWARIFEAKGYQSPIDEGGNTAFVEFTTPSGVIGRLDMSRTHSSGYNNETYIIGTQGTIHVGRFAGYPGSIPVEIWKSDGTLHDASKIFEMSYLEGEYPEFLPRFEKAFISAHKDFADCISSKTVFKVTQNDIIKAQVFVEAAHRSALEDSKQYDLSYSSDIGEFESICEKGNLL